In Zingiber officinale cultivar Zhangliang chromosome 1A, Zo_v1.1, whole genome shotgun sequence, a genomic segment contains:
- the LOC122038423 gene encoding uncharacterized protein LOC122038423 isoform X1 gives MVRRFKKLFTSNKFNQVQGKRRKRKVKCYHCNEGHVKDNCPKLKSKDKNKDTSTDKRPTQKTHKNLKATWDETSSESEIEAYAGITLMACHQEKEDEASSSAMNIESIDEGGTTSEESSSTGGVLDDEIDKFLRYGLVILFNVMMWGCYVNSLKALSSLQATVTNFAANFLTSGLAGFFLFKEPLPSQWFLGAILIILGVYVLSQSSSPRKLNSD, from the exons atggtaaggagatttaaaaaattatttacatccaataagtttaatcaagtgcagggtaagagacgaaaaagaaaggtaaaatgttaccactgcaatgaaggGCACGTAAAAGACAACTGCCCAAAACTGAAAAGCAAGGACAAGAATAAAGACACAAGCACAGACAAGAGACCAACCCAGAAAacacacaagaatctaaaagcgacgtgggacgaaacctCATCAGAATCAGAAATCGAGGCCTACGCCGGAATCACGTTAATGGCATGTCACCAAGAAAAAGAGGACGAAGCAAGCTCTTCCGCAATGaacatcgagagcattgatgaagggggaacaACATCAGAAGAGAGCAGCTCTACAGGGGGAGTCTTAGATGATGAAATCGACAAG TTCCTTAGATATGGCCTAGTTATATTGTTCAATGTCATGATGTGGGGATGCTATGTCAATAGCCTTAAAGCTTTATCTTCTCTGCAAGCAACAGTTACAAACTTTGCCGCTAATTTTCTAACTTCAGGTCTAGCTGGATTTTTTCTCTTTAAAGAACCGTTGCCTTCACAG TGGTTTTTAGGCGCTATTCTCATCATACTAGGTGTTTATGTCCTCAGTCAATCCAGTAGTCCCAGaaaattaaactcagattga
- the LOC122038423 gene encoding uncharacterized protein LOC122038423 isoform X3, whose translation MAGVERRGYIWALSAGLNAALAAIAAKFVSSQFLRYGLVILFNVMMWGCYVNSLKALSSLQATVTNFAANFLTSGLAGFFLFKEPLPSQWFLGAILIILGVYVLSQSSSPRKLNSD comes from the exons ATGGCTGGTGTTGAACGGCGGGGTTACATATGGGCTCTCTCCGCTGGCCTAAATGCCGCCCTTGCTGCGATCGCGGCGAAGTTCGTCTCTTCACAG TTCCTTAGATATGGCCTAGTTATATTGTTCAATGTCATGATGTGGGGATGCTATGTCAATAGCCTTAAAGCTTTATCTTCTCTGCAAGCAACAGTTACAAACTTTGCCGCTAATTTTCTAACTTCAGGTCTAGCTGGATTTTTTCTCTTTAAAGAACCGTTGCCTTCACAG TGGTTTTTAGGCGCTATTCTCATCATACTAGGTGTTTATGTCCTCAGTCAATCCAGTAGTCCCAGaaaattaaactcagattga
- the LOC122038423 gene encoding uncharacterized protein LOC122038423 isoform X2 — MVRRFKKLFTSNKFNQVQGKRRKRKVKCYHCNEGHVKDNCPKLKSKDKNKDTSTDKRPTQKTHKNLKATWDETSSESEIEAYAGITLMACHQEKEDEASSSAMNIESIDEGGTTSEESSSTGGVLDDEIDKFLRYGLVILFNVMMWGCYVNSLKALSSLQATVTNFAANFLTSGLAGFFLFKEPLPSQMHSVRS, encoded by the exons atggtaaggagatttaaaaaattatttacatccaataagtttaatcaagtgcagggtaagagacgaaaaagaaaggtaaaatgttaccactgcaatgaaggGCACGTAAAAGACAACTGCCCAAAACTGAAAAGCAAGGACAAGAATAAAGACACAAGCACAGACAAGAGACCAACCCAGAAAacacacaagaatctaaaagcgacgtgggacgaaacctCATCAGAATCAGAAATCGAGGCCTACGCCGGAATCACGTTAATGGCATGTCACCAAGAAAAAGAGGACGAAGCAAGCTCTTCCGCAATGaacatcgagagcattgatgaagggggaacaACATCAGAAGAGAGCAGCTCTACAGGGGGAGTCTTAGATGATGAAATCGACAAG TTCCTTAGATATGGCCTAGTTATATTGTTCAATGTCATGATGTGGGGATGCTATGTCAATAGCCTTAAAGCTTTATCTTCTCTGCAAGCAACAGTTACAAACTTTGCCGCTAATTTTCTAACTTCAGGTCTAGCTGGATTTTTTCTCTTTAAAGAACCGTTGCCTTCACAG ATGCACTCCGTAAGATCATGA